One Mobula hypostoma chromosome 5, sMobHyp1.1, whole genome shotgun sequence DNA segment encodes these proteins:
- the LOC134346696 gene encoding zinc finger and BTB domain-containing protein 22-like isoform X2 → MEAGSNVLYVEFPNFGNNLLESLNQQRMEGKFCDISIHVQGKVFKAHRAVLAASSPYFHDQVLFRNASRLVLPGVMDSRAFESILASCYAGRLAVLPADIVSYLTVGSFLQMWHVVDKCTELLRESQPPTPAPTPSCQRPCRPADSQSPSSSNYFSPREAAEARPEAEEVTIKVDEGAEGGEEEEEDEDEEEVEDEEEEEDEADKAKELEQKVTSNQGAEGTGEGGLADSLFQPPAYTPAGPAQAPPSRWVLVKKEKPEEDLVLTCEEDEHHFVKTAGCRRAEPQPLSISDVCTLAGPELLAAAEEPSFEEPGDLCGSSEEFTYEGTDGGSPRGGGGDGGGGGGGGGGGGGGGGCCPRPGAGGPPGGCWPQGDTRHGAAGGGAGAGAGGKMFACHCGKAFTHRSQRDRHINMHLNLRPFGCTICGKKFKMKHHLVEHMKIHTGLKPFECHVCGKKFMWRDSFLRHRAACEKLQRATALP, encoded by the exons ATGGAGGCAGGAAGCAATGTGCTGTACGTGGAGTTCCCCAACTTCGGTAACAACCTGCTGGAGAGCCTGAACCAGCAGCGGATGGAGGGCAAGTTCTGTGACATCTCCATCCACGTGCAGGGCAAGGTGTTCAAGGCTCACCGGGCGGTGCTGGCCGCCTCCTCGCCCTACTTCCACGACCAGGTGCTGTTCCGCAATGCCAGCCGCCTGGTGCTGCCGGGAGTGATGGACTCGCGGGCCTTCGAGAGCATCCTGGCTTCCTGCTACGCCGGCCGGCTGGCGGTGCTGCCGGCCGACATCGTCAGCTACCTGACGGTGGGGAGCTTCCTGCAGATGTGGCACGTGGTGGACAAGTGCACGGAGCTGCTGCGGGAGAGCCAGCCGCCGACgcctgcccccacccccagctgcCAGCGCCCCTGCCGCCCCGCCGACAGCCAGTCGCCCAGCAGCAGCAACTACTTCAGCCCCCGGGAGGCGGCGGAGGCCAGGCCCGAGGCTGAGGAGGTGACCATTAAGGTGGACGAGGGggcggagggaggggaggaggaggaggaagatgagGACGAGGAGGAG GTGGAGGacgaagaggaggaggaggatgaggcgGACAAGGCCAAGGAGCTGGAGCAGAAGGTCACCAGCAACCAGGGGGCGGAGGGGACGGGGGAAGGAGGCTTGGCTGACAGCCTCTTCCAGCCACCGGCATACACCCCGGCGGGCCCAGCGCAAGCACCGCCCTCGCGCTGGGTCCTGGTCAAGAAGGAGAAGCCGGAGGAGGACCTGGTGCTGACCTGTGAGGAGGATGAGCACCATTTTGTGAAGACGGCGGGCTGCCGGCGGGCCGAGCCCCAGCCGCTCAGCATCAGCGACGTCTGCACCCTGGCCGGGCCCGAGCTGCTGGCGGCCGCCGAGGAGCCGTCCTTCGAGGAGCCAGGCGACCTGTGCGGCTCCTCTGAGGAGTTCACCTACGAAGGAACGGACGGGGGCAGCCCCCGGGGCGGAGGAGGAGATGGAGGCGGTGGCGGTGGCggcggaggaggaggaggtggcgGCGGTGGCTGCTGCCCGCGGCCGGGCGCCGGGGGCCCGCCCGGGGGCTGCTGGCCGCAGGGCGACACTCGGCACGGTGCGGCTGGGGGCGGAGCGGGAGCGGGGGCCGGCGGCAAGATGTTCGCCTGTCACTGCGGCAAGGCCTTCACCCACCGGAGCCAACGGGACCGGCACATCAACATGCACCTCAACCTGCGGCCCTTCGGCTGCACCATCTGCGGCAAGAAGTTCAAGATGAAGCACCACCTGGTGGAGCACATGAAGATCCACACCGGCCTCAAGCCCTTCGAGTGCCACGTCTGCGGCAAGAAGTTCATGTGGCGGGACAGTTTCCTGCGGCACCGGGCCGCCTGTGAGAAG
- the LOC134346696 gene encoding zinc finger and BTB domain-containing protein 22-like isoform X3: MVSLLPSRGVYISEPGAMEAGSNVLYVEFPNFGNNLLESLNQQRMEGKFCDISIHVQGKVFKAHRAVLAASSPYFHDQVLFRNASRLVLPGVMDSRAFESILASCYAGRLAVLPADIVSYLTVGSFLQMWHVVDKCTELLRESQPPTPAPTPSCQRPCRPADSQSPSSSNYFSPREAAEARPEAEEVEDEEEEEDEADKAKELEQKVTSNQGAEGTGEGGLADSLFQPPAYTPAGPAQAPPSRWVLVKKEKPEEDLVLTCEEDEHHFVKTAGCRRAEPQPLSISDVCTLAGPELLAAAEEPSFEEPGDLCGSSEEFTYEGTDGGSPRGGGGDGGGGGGGGGGGGGGGGCCPRPGAGGPPGGCWPQGDTRHGAAGGGAGAGAGGKMFACHCGKAFTHRSQRDRHINMHLNLRPFGCTICGKKFKMKHHLVEHMKIHTGLKPFECHVCGKKFMWRDSFLRHRAACEKLQRATALP, from the exons ATGGTGTCTTTGCTACCTTCCAGAGGTGTATACATTTCAGAG CCAGGAGCCATGGAGGCAGGAAGCAATGTGCTGTACGTGGAGTTCCCCAACTTCGGTAACAACCTGCTGGAGAGCCTGAACCAGCAGCGGATGGAGGGCAAGTTCTGTGACATCTCCATCCACGTGCAGGGCAAGGTGTTCAAGGCTCACCGGGCGGTGCTGGCCGCCTCCTCGCCCTACTTCCACGACCAGGTGCTGTTCCGCAATGCCAGCCGCCTGGTGCTGCCGGGAGTGATGGACTCGCGGGCCTTCGAGAGCATCCTGGCTTCCTGCTACGCCGGCCGGCTGGCGGTGCTGCCGGCCGACATCGTCAGCTACCTGACGGTGGGGAGCTTCCTGCAGATGTGGCACGTGGTGGACAAGTGCACGGAGCTGCTGCGGGAGAGCCAGCCGCCGACgcctgcccccacccccagctgcCAGCGCCCCTGCCGCCCCGCCGACAGCCAGTCGCCCAGCAGCAGCAACTACTTCAGCCCCCGGGAGGCGGCGGAGGCCAGGCCCGAGGCTGAGGAG GTGGAGGacgaagaggaggaggaggatgaggcgGACAAGGCCAAGGAGCTGGAGCAGAAGGTCACCAGCAACCAGGGGGCGGAGGGGACGGGGGAAGGAGGCTTGGCTGACAGCCTCTTCCAGCCACCGGCATACACCCCGGCGGGCCCAGCGCAAGCACCGCCCTCGCGCTGGGTCCTGGTCAAGAAGGAGAAGCCGGAGGAGGACCTGGTGCTGACCTGTGAGGAGGATGAGCACCATTTTGTGAAGACGGCGGGCTGCCGGCGGGCCGAGCCCCAGCCGCTCAGCATCAGCGACGTCTGCACCCTGGCCGGGCCCGAGCTGCTGGCGGCCGCCGAGGAGCCGTCCTTCGAGGAGCCAGGCGACCTGTGCGGCTCCTCTGAGGAGTTCACCTACGAAGGAACGGACGGGGGCAGCCCCCGGGGCGGAGGAGGAGATGGAGGCGGTGGCGGTGGCggcggaggaggaggaggtggcgGCGGTGGCTGCTGCCCGCGGCCGGGCGCCGGGGGCCCGCCCGGGGGCTGCTGGCCGCAGGGCGACACTCGGCACGGTGCGGCTGGGGGCGGAGCGGGAGCGGGGGCCGGCGGCAAGATGTTCGCCTGTCACTGCGGCAAGGCCTTCACCCACCGGAGCCAACGGGACCGGCACATCAACATGCACCTCAACCTGCGGCCCTTCGGCTGCACCATCTGCGGCAAGAAGTTCAAGATGAAGCACCACCTGGTGGAGCACATGAAGATCCACACCGGCCTCAAGCCCTTCGAGTGCCACGTCTGCGGCAAGAAGTTCATGTGGCGGGACAGTTTCCTGCGGCACCGGGCCGCCTGTGAGAAG
- the LOC134346696 gene encoding zinc finger and BTB domain-containing protein 43-like isoform X1, producing MVSLLPSRGVYISEPGAMEAGSNVLYVEFPNFGNNLLESLNQQRMEGKFCDISIHVQGKVFKAHRAVLAASSPYFHDQVLFRNASRLVLPGVMDSRAFESILASCYAGRLAVLPADIVSYLTVGSFLQMWHVVDKCTELLRESQPPTPAPTPSCQRPCRPADSQSPSSSNYFSPREAAEARPEAEEVTIKVDEGAEGGEEEEEDEDEEEVEDEEEEEDEADKAKELEQKVTSNQGAEGTGEGGLADSLFQPPAYTPAGPAQAPPSRWVLVKKEKPEEDLVLTCEEDEHHFVKTAGCRRAEPQPLSISDVCTLAGPELLAAAEEPSFEEPGDLCGSSEEFTYEGTDGGSPRGGGGDGGGGGGGGGGGGGGGGCCPRPGAGGPPGGCWPQGDTRHGAAGGGAGAGAGGKMFACHCGKAFTHRSQRDRHINMHLNLRPFGCTICGKKFKMKHHLVEHMKIHTGLKPFECHVCGKKFMWRDSFLRHRAACEKLQRATALP from the exons ATGGTGTCTTTGCTACCTTCCAGAGGTGTATACATTTCAGAG CCAGGAGCCATGGAGGCAGGAAGCAATGTGCTGTACGTGGAGTTCCCCAACTTCGGTAACAACCTGCTGGAGAGCCTGAACCAGCAGCGGATGGAGGGCAAGTTCTGTGACATCTCCATCCACGTGCAGGGCAAGGTGTTCAAGGCTCACCGGGCGGTGCTGGCCGCCTCCTCGCCCTACTTCCACGACCAGGTGCTGTTCCGCAATGCCAGCCGCCTGGTGCTGCCGGGAGTGATGGACTCGCGGGCCTTCGAGAGCATCCTGGCTTCCTGCTACGCCGGCCGGCTGGCGGTGCTGCCGGCCGACATCGTCAGCTACCTGACGGTGGGGAGCTTCCTGCAGATGTGGCACGTGGTGGACAAGTGCACGGAGCTGCTGCGGGAGAGCCAGCCGCCGACgcctgcccccacccccagctgcCAGCGCCCCTGCCGCCCCGCCGACAGCCAGTCGCCCAGCAGCAGCAACTACTTCAGCCCCCGGGAGGCGGCGGAGGCCAGGCCCGAGGCTGAGGAGGTGACCATTAAGGTGGACGAGGGggcggagggaggggaggaggaggaggaagatgagGACGAGGAGGAG GTGGAGGacgaagaggaggaggaggatgaggcgGACAAGGCCAAGGAGCTGGAGCAGAAGGTCACCAGCAACCAGGGGGCGGAGGGGACGGGGGAAGGAGGCTTGGCTGACAGCCTCTTCCAGCCACCGGCATACACCCCGGCGGGCCCAGCGCAAGCACCGCCCTCGCGCTGGGTCCTGGTCAAGAAGGAGAAGCCGGAGGAGGACCTGGTGCTGACCTGTGAGGAGGATGAGCACCATTTTGTGAAGACGGCGGGCTGCCGGCGGGCCGAGCCCCAGCCGCTCAGCATCAGCGACGTCTGCACCCTGGCCGGGCCCGAGCTGCTGGCGGCCGCCGAGGAGCCGTCCTTCGAGGAGCCAGGCGACCTGTGCGGCTCCTCTGAGGAGTTCACCTACGAAGGAACGGACGGGGGCAGCCCCCGGGGCGGAGGAGGAGATGGAGGCGGTGGCGGTGGCggcggaggaggaggaggtggcgGCGGTGGCTGCTGCCCGCGGCCGGGCGCCGGGGGCCCGCCCGGGGGCTGCTGGCCGCAGGGCGACACTCGGCACGGTGCGGCTGGGGGCGGAGCGGGAGCGGGGGCCGGCGGCAAGATGTTCGCCTGTCACTGCGGCAAGGCCTTCACCCACCGGAGCCAACGGGACCGGCACATCAACATGCACCTCAACCTGCGGCCCTTCGGCTGCACCATCTGCGGCAAGAAGTTCAAGATGAAGCACCACCTGGTGGAGCACATGAAGATCCACACCGGCCTCAAGCCCTTCGAGTGCCACGTCTGCGGCAAGAAGTTCATGTGGCGGGACAGTTTCCTGCGGCACCGGGCCGCCTGTGAGAAG